Below is a window of Thermoanaerobaculia bacterium DNA.
GAGAGATTCCGGACGGTCACGCCGGAGCGAATCGGTGCCCGGATCGTCCAGGAGCCGGCGGGCCGGCCGTCCACGAAGACGTCGACCTCGGCCGGAGCCGCCGTCTTGCCGAGGCCGAAGTTTCGAACTGCGACGGCGGCGACCCAGCGTCCCGCGGCGTCGCGCGAGATTCCGACGGTCGGGCCCGCTGGCTCCAGGCGCACGAGCGCGAGATTCGGGAGCTCATGCTCGAAGACCAGCACTCTCCCCGAAATCCACAGATCGCCGCGAGGCGTGAGATGCGTCGCCGACCCGCAGGCGACGGCGAACCCGAGCGACGCCAGGGCCGCGCTCCTCCGGAAGCGACGTCCGTCCATGGGTCCAAGTTAGCCCGACCGGGACGGCCGCGCATGAGCAAGGTGCCTCAGAGGATCGGCCTGACGACGGGCAGCCCGAATCGTGCCGGGCCGCGCGAGGGGGCGGCGCCTGCGCGGCCGAGCCGTTCATTCGACGAGCCGCGAATCGCGGGACGGCCGCGACGGTCTAGAACGGGACGTCGTCGTCTTCGTCGGGCACGCCCGCCGGAGGAACCGCCTGCGGGAACTCGCCGCCGC
It encodes the following:
- a CDS encoding CARDB domain-containing protein — encoded protein: MDGRRFRRSAALASLGFAVACGSATHLTPRGDLWISGRVLVFEHELPNLALVRLEPAGPTVGISRDAAGRWVAAVAVRNFGLGKTAAPAEVDVFVDGRPAGSWTIRAPIRSGVTVRNLSIPIGGFAAGAHEVRVAIDPSNRVEESMKSDNEYRTTFTVPPADAVLAAVFPSGNGRSSDRAGDPPR